AGCGGGAGAAGCCTCTGTTCAGGGACGACTCGCGGCTCatgcgccgccctcggctgACCGAAGACAATGATCTAGAATGCATGCGGGACCGAATGAGCGGCTGGTGCGAGTTGGGGCGCGACCAGACGCTGTCCGAGTCGCAGCTGCGGCGCTCGCGATAGTCGGACGGCGGGTAGTCCTCCGACTCGGGGGGCTGGAGCGTCCCCAACTCTATTCGGCTCACGCTAGGCTTCTGAGACAGAGAACTGCCAGATGGGCCCTCGTCAGCGAAGCGAATGGTGCGTGGCGGCAGGATCTGCGACCCGGACACGGGTTGAGGCATGGGCTGAGGATGACGGCCATAGGGATGGGACGACTGGGCCGAGTGCGTGCTTTCTAGGTCCGAGTCGTCCGAGGGCACGGTGCCAGTATGGTTGCGGGAGCCGGAGCGGAGCTCGTGAACGACGTAAATGGCGTAGATTGCCAGGACCAGAATGCACGACACTCGGCTCATGTGCAGGCTCGCGGCATTGGTGCCCTTGGCCGGGTCAAAGGTGTAGTCGAACGCGGTCTATATTGATTAGCCGCCGATTCaggggggaaagggaagAAAGGGCTGGTGTAACCTACTGGCACGAGAAAGACAAAGACGGAGACAAACAAGAGGCACGCGAGCAGCTGTGCCTCCGCCGTGTTGTACGTCGGGTCGCAGTTGAGGATACTCCCTGCCACGAGGGCAGAACCCAGGATGAGGAGCATGTTGACGAGAATCGACCCCAGGATGGAGGCCCGGACGATTTCAACTTGGTTGTTTCGAAGCGCAACACTGCGCTGTGTGTCAGTGACACGGGTAGAGGTCACGAGCCATCGTCATTGACCCCAAGGCTTTGGATGAGACTTACACGCTTTGAGACAATGTTAGCAATGGTCGACGCGCCAGTGTCTCTCGGGCCACTTACAAGAGGATCAGCTCAACCAGATTGCCGAGGCTGATGTTCAGCAACGCTCCGATGGTGTCGCCTGCGTGCACCGCGATTCTCTCCGTTGCGTCCGTCAGCAGCACCGAGagcggcacgacggcgatggAGTTGGAGGCGAAGACAAAGAGCGGGCTCTGCCTCGCATGGACGCTGAGCAGAGCTACCGGCAAGAACACGAGGAGCGAATTCAGCCATGACGAGAAGATGATGTCTCGCAGCAAGCCAAGGTAGGCGCCCACTCGCCCGAGTTGACCGCCGTGGTGCTCGGTGACGATGTCCGGGCTGCCAAACTGGTGGAGGGCCTCAAACTCGGGGGATTCGGACGCGCCGCAGAGGCTGTCCACCCGCGAGGCCCAGGTCTCGATGAATCGCAATAAAGCATCTGATGAAGCCCGTTAGCGGTCAGACAAAGACATGGAACACGGACCGACCACTCGTCACCTTTCATCGGGATGTTTAGGATGGAGCCGAGTCCTCCCTTgggctcgccctcgacgataTCAGCGTCTCTCCCGGGATCGTGCTGGCTGCATAaaccgtcgccgtccgaacagtcgccgtcgccgccgccgtcgtcactgCCAGCCGCACTGCCAATGTCGTTTGCCTGAGCATCGCACCGGAGACTTGCCGAGGTGGCTGCTTCCATGTAGCtgggggaaagggggggcctAGACTGATTTGGGAGAGTTGAAAGAAGCCGTTGGCTCGCTGGAGAGTCGGGGCGCAGCGAGGCGgtgcaaggcaaggcaaggcaagtcGATTCAGGGGGGAGGTAGGACGGGCAACGGAGAGGACAGGGACAGGGCGATCGGTGGTGACGTTTCGGGCGAGGGTGGGACAAGCGAGcccggaggaggatggcgtTGGTGACACCTACGAGCGCTCGTACGTCTCTGTACTTTGCACGTACGAACGTACAGCACAGCACTCGGTACGCAGGCTGAACAGAGATGGGacacgggcgcgggcaaaTGTCGCAGCAGAAATGGAGCAGGGAGCCGCCCGCGAACGATAATAAGACCGCGCATGTCTTTATTGGATTATGCTTATACCTGTGTCACCCCGGGGGGAAGCTCAGCTCTCAGCAGCTCCCCACGTATCGAGCGAGCTCACGCGACTAGGGTCGCACGAGCAACGCCTGTCTGGGCACCAACAGcccggggaggaggcggaggaagcCCGCCATGTCGACACCAGGCCTGGGCGATGCTGGACAGCGGCAGGCATATGCAAGCGagcgtacttcgtacacaagcacggcgcccgcgaggacgaagagaagagggggggcGCACATCCCAGCGCGTCTGGCGCTGAGGGATTTTTGACGATGCTCGAGACGGCGAGATGATGGATGACGGGAGGGCGGGTGGATGAATTCgccaaaggggggggagggagtggGCACTGggtgagcagcagcgtgatGAGGGAAAAAAAGGTGACCCTTCTTCCCTCATCACCTCGCCTCGAATTAGCTTGTGTTGTTGGTTTGCTCTGACTTGAACATGTACCTTGGTACTTATTACCGGATCCCGGGCGTTGCTGTTCCGGCAGGCTAATAGCAAATGGGAGGAGGCCACGCCCGACCCCAGGTCGTttcggccggccgggcggaCGACCAAGGGTCCACGGTACTTGTAGCTTACCAGGTCCTTAGAGACAGGCGCTACAGGCGCTGGACCGGAGGTACCATTGCCCACTGGTAGCCCTGATGGCGCTGTACTTGGCCCCCTCCACCCTGCGACTCGCTGACTTGGCGCCCGACCCGCGTCCGGCGCGGGTACAGCCGCTGTACCGTGCTAGAAGCCGCAACCTCTTGCACGCAGAGAGTCTCCGTACCTtgggccagccggccgcTCAACACCTCGCGTCCAGCATCACGAGCCGCTTTGGGTTGGACTCGTGCCGCAGTTGCGTGGGCTgcctccttctccctcctctccgcgaggcgcccgaggcgagggATTTTTACCGTACGTCATCCCTCATCAAGGGACGAGGAGAACTCCGTATCCCTttctctctcactcactctctctgtctctcgtATTCATCCGAAGGGCCCGCGGGCCCCGTGGCGGTcacggtcgacgaggcgcgctACATTCCACCCTGGCCGACCAACACTCAAGGACCTTCAACCGGGCCGTCTGCTTgccttcatcgtcatcgttgtcgtcgtcctcgttgttgccgctgctgctgtcgttgcCCCTGCCCACACTCCCAGGCACAACCAACAGCCCGTCCCCCCTACCCCATGACACGAGCACGCAAGAGAgagcaagagagagagagagcagggGTTGAACGAAAGCATGGGCATCAAGATCCGTCCGGCCACCCTCCATGacgtccccgccgtcgcccggctcgtcctcgcggccctgGCGGACGAGTCCCCCTGGCGCGCCTTTGTCCCACGCAAGGCGCAGGGCCGTGCCGACCTGGTTGAGTatgccgaggccgcgctgAGGAGCCTCGTCCgccctgccgcggcggcagctgactcgggcgacgacggctgctTCCTGGTTCTGGAGTTGTCCGGCACCGACGTCGGCTGCCGTGACGGCGGcccactcgtcgtcgccgccgtcgcgtgGGACGCCCCGGCTCCTGAAtcgcgcctccgccgcccatcaAAGATGagtggcgtcgacgatgacagTAAGTGCCCGTTGTCACCTATCCCACACCAGATCGATGAATGCACCGCACCGCTCCCGCCATGACGCTGCAACCCTTCACTTACAACGGTCTTGGCCAGCCACTCATCTGTTCGCTGCAGCCACCAcgactaccaccaccaccaccaccacaagcTCCGCTGCgtacgacgaggccacgTTCGCAGACGCCcccagcagcgtcgcgggTCTCGtgcaggccatggccaggggCAAGACGCAGCGCTTCCTTGGCCATGACCCGTGCCTCCACCTGCTTCTGCTCGCCACCCGCCCAGACTACCAGCAGCGTGGTTACGGCAAGGCCTTGGCAGCCAAGGCCGTCAGactcgcccagcagcagcgcttGACCGTGTGCCTGCAGTCGGCGGCCAGGGGCTACATCCTGTTCTCGGGCCTGGGCTTCGCCGACTTTGGGCCCGTGGCCCTGCCCGCCGATCCCAACAAGGGTGGCGAGGAACTGAtgctcaaggccatgatgCTCAGCCAGGAGCGCGCCCAGAGGCCAGGGTCGTGGATGGAGTCGCTGCTTCGACATGCCTCGCGTTGACGTTCAGTGTGTGTGCATTCCAAGCTAGTTCTTCTTGGCGTACAGCGCTGAGAAACAATGTTTGCCGTTGATGGTTGGTCTTGGTCTGAATATGGTCCCCTGACTGAGTGGACGTCTGAATAGTACGCTGGCAACATGCGGAAACTTGCGAGTATCCAGTCAGTCGATACGATATCAGTGCAAACTATGTATCAATAAGCGATGCTGGTTTTGTCATCGACATAATTGGCACTCTGAGATAGTTAAGCGTCTCGCCTCTTTCCCGCCTGCCATAGCCGGTACTGCAAGTCGTCCGGTGTGCTACCCTGTGCCATGTATTCTTACTCGAGCCTACCTAAGCACCGACCTATCCCAAGGCCTCTCTGCACATTGACTTCCATTGTCCTTGTAAGGCATCAGCATCTTATTCAAGGAGTCGCGGACGCCGGTCCTGGctctgacggcggcgactaGTGCTTCCCGGCGTTGGGTTGTGGTCGCCTTGCGCGATCAAGCACATCATGTGCTACCCAAAAGTGCTGTTATATGCCTATAATGTTCGTGGCCGGTACCTCTCACCAACTGCCTCGACAGCAGTGCTGAGCCACATGGACATGGGTCGGATTCATCGATGTGCATCGAGGCGAGCTTTCCTTCCTAGGGCGTAACAGGTTTCGTGTCTCATGCAACCCTGTGTTGgtcaccatcatcgacggCCAGCCCTACAAATGGACGGGCAACTCCTCCTCACCCGCCGAGCTCGAAATCAGCAGGTTTCATACGTTCACTTCCTCTTGGCGCGTTTTCTGAACGAGCCTCGAGCATCAAACAAAGCGCAAGCGTCACGAGGAGTCAGAACACAGCCCGCGCCATGTTTTTCGCCGCCTTTCTCATGATATTGAAGCATGATGCCGCCAGACGGCCGCCTCAACTGGCATGCGATCCAATACCCGctcgagagcagcagcacgacggcTGTATCCAGCGAAGCGAAGACGCGTCAGCCCACGCACAGCCCAGCGGTATTCTGAGATCATAGGTCCccccgccttgccgcccagcttCCAGACGGGCATAATTACAGGAGATGGGGGGACTGAACCTGGGGGGGCCTCCGCACGACGACTTTCTCAACATCTCACAGGCGAGCGTGGTCCCTTGGCGTGACGCACACACATACAGGCGGCCAGCAAGGAAAGATTTCCGTCGCTTTTAGACGCATCGGGGAGAGACGGAGGGAGAAATCCACTTCTCAGGACAGCTTGGGTCCAGCTCAGGGGGCGGTATCGGTGATGTGTGATGAGATGCAGGATGCATGTCCAAGAcgacagggggggggagggccggTTTGACGTGCAGTACCCACGCGACgaccaacaccaacaagcCAGAGAGGGACGGAACCAGCCGATTTGCGTGTGTCGACGCCAGTCTAAACCTTCTGCCCTACAGCATTGTTCCCCTCCCCGGTAAGGCGTCATTGATACAGTACCCGTCGCGCCTCATCAAGGTCCCCCCCGTTGCCGAGTGGGAGTTGGGtcgcgcgaggcggacggACTGACCGACATATTAGGCAATGTGTGGATGCTTACATCATGCTTTCATGAGCCAGTGCCCCTATTCTTGATTTCCTTTCCAGAAAATATCAATTCGAATTCTGTTGTGACCCTCGAATTCCATGTACCAAGTATGAAGTATGCTCGCGTGTAATACGGCTGCGCGGCTCCGTTTTATAGGAAAGTCTGAGCTGTCGCATCAAGTCCCCGACAGAGTCTTCCGCAAAAAACGGTCTGGCATTCAACGTGGTCATCATCAGCTGAACTCTTCAAGGAAAAGCTTATGTGCACGGCCTTGCCATCTGCATAGAGGCAATGTCGCCGCGTCAAGGCGCGGGCCATTGAGCTTTGATGCGTCCGATCCCCACTGCGAAGGCGCAAGGAGGATTCGTGTTGACATGCCGGAGTCCCGTTATCAGCCGCTTGGCGCCGGAATAAACACTTTGTTTGGATTTCGGCACCCGAATGCATGAAGTGCCGCGCTTGCTTGCGCGCTTGTGCCTTTTCCGCCTTGACTACTCTCCTCGGCTGCCTACCGCATGGAGCAAAGCTGGGGCGCCAAGCCGTCTTCATGCCCTCATCGCCTACATCAGACCACGTGGGCGCATTGAGCATGATGGTCCGAAAATCTCTCCCTCGCCGTAAGGTTCATGCCAGTATATGAGGCCTCTGTCAGTGTGGAGCGATATTATCATCATGATTTCAATGCGCTTTAAATTGGTTCATTGGTCAACGCGCGCAGTAAGAGACAAGACCCGACCCTGGCACTTATCAGGTGTTGCAAACACTTATAAAAGAAGCGTGAGAGACAGCATCGTCGGAATTCGTTTCTGGGGCACACACTGCGACATCTATCTCTACCAGGAGTTAGAAACACGATTcgctctcttttttttttttcagTCGCTCGTTACTAGCAGACT
This sequence is a window from Purpureocillium takamizusanense chromosome 8, complete sequence. Protein-coding genes within it:
- a CDS encoding uncharacterized protein (COG:H~EggNog:ENOG503P5DQ) codes for the protein MGIKIRPATLHDVPAVARLVLAALADESPWRAFVPRKAQGRADLVEYAEAALRSLVRPAAAAADSGDDGCFLVLELSGTDVGCRDGGPLVVAAVAWDAPAPESRLRRPSKMSGVDDDTTTTTTTTTTTSSAAYDEATFADAPSSVAGLVQAMARGKTQRFLGHDPCLHLLLLATRPDYQQRGYGKALAAKAVRLAQQQRLTVCLQSAARGYILFSGLGFADFGPVALPADPNKGGEELMLKAMMLSQERAQRPGSWMESLLRHASR
- a CDS encoding uncharacterized protein (EggNog:ENOG503PBP3~TransMembrane:11 (i128-149o155-175i187-208o220-242i254-273o285-307i494-519o531-554i561-588o594-616i628-647o)~COG:P), with amino-acid sequence MEAATSASLRCDAQANDIGSAAGSDDGGGDGDCSDGDGLCSQHDPGRDADIVEGEPKGGLGSILNIPMKDALLRFIETWASRVDSLCGASESPEFEALHQFGSPDIVTEHHGGQLGRVGAYLGLLRDIIFSSWLNSLLVFLPVALLSVHARQSPLFVFASNSIAVVPLSVLLTDATERIAVHAGDTIGALLNISLGNLVELILFVVALRNNQVEIVRASILGSILVNMLLILGSALVAGSILNCDPTYNTAEAQLLACLLFVSVFVFLVPTAFDYTFDPAKGTNAASLHMSRVSCILVLAIYAIYVVHELRSGSRNHTGTVPSDDSDLESTHSAQSSHPYGRHPQPMPQPVSGSQILPPRTIRFADEGPSGSSLSQKPSVSRIELGTLQPPESEDYPPSDYRERRSCDSDSVWSRPNSHQPLIRSRMHSRSLSSVSRGRRMSRESSLNRGFSRSNLTTLHMLRDSHRQDREASVDLGTASSAMDGPRPSASAEVVISIAVLVVSSALMSLCAEFLVGTIDEVTSQTSLSSSVIGLIILPIVGNVAEYVTVVAVATRDKMDLALAVAVGSAIQIALCVTPLTVLAGWALGKDLALVFNFFEMATLLGGVLLVNLLVLNDAGGSLRLSGLKGGLMCACYVIIGLGAYFAPTASG